The following nucleotide sequence is from Thermoanaerobaculia bacterium.
CTTCTTGAAATGGTCGATGTCGACCAGGAAGAACACGAGGTCGGTCCCCTGACGGAGCGCGAGCGCCACGTCGTCGTCGATGCGCTGCATGAGGAAGCGGCGGTTTTTCAGCCCCGTCAACGGGTCGGTGATCGTCAGGTCCTCGAGCGCCGCGTTGGCCCTCGCGAGCTCGCTCGTCCGCTCCGCGACGATCCCCTCCAGGCGTTCGGCGCGCCGGCGCAGGACTCCGGTGCGCGCCCGAACGATCGTGAAGATCGCCACGGCGAGGAGCACGCCGAGGAGCGATCGGAACCACCACGTCTCGTACCATGCCGGCAAAGCGCGCAGGACGAGCGCGATGGCGCTCGAGCTCCATACGCCGCGCCGGTTCGTGCCGCGCACGCGCAGCGTGTACGTTCCCGGAGCCAGATTGGTGTACGTCGCGACGCGGTGCGCCGGGTCCGCGTCGATCCATCCGCGGTCGTACCCTTCGAGCCGGTATGCGTAGCGGAGCCGTTCGGGCGCCGAGTAGTCGAGCGCCGCGAACTCGACCGTGACATCGCGCGCGCCGGCAGGCAGCTCGAGGGGACCGCGAAGACCGCCCGGGCGTGAAACGGTCCGGCCGTCGACCTTGAGCGCCGTGACCGCGACCGGAGGCGAATAGCTCCACTCCGCGCTCGCTCCCGGCTCGATCACCGTGACGGCGCGGGTCCCGGCGAAGAAAATCGCCCCGTCGCGCGAAACGGCGACCGCGCCGGTCCAGAACTCGGCTTCCTGGATGCCCTCCGCCGGGCCGAGAATCTGCGCGCGGAAATCGTCCGAGTCGATGCTCGCAAGCGCGTTGGTCGCGCTCGCCCAGATTCGGCCGTCCGGGCCTGCCGCGAGAGCATCGACGTGCTCGGGCAGACCTTCGGCGGCGCCGAGGCGCTGAACGTCGGCGCCCCCGCCGGCTCTTTCCGTCAGCACGTTCAGCGGTCCCCCGACGGCGCTCGCCCAGATCCGTCCGCGGCGGTCCTCGACGATCGAGCTGACGGCCCCCGGCCCCAGGGAGCTCGGGTTCCGCGGATCGTGGACGAATCGCACGACGCGCCCCGTGCCGGGGTCGATGCGGTCGAGGCCGTTCCGGGTTCCGGCCCAGATCCGGCCCGCGCGATCCGCGTACAACGTGGTGACGAAGTCGTTCGAAAGCGTCTCGGGAGAATCGCCGCGCCGGTATCGCGCGACGTTGCCGCTTCGCTCGTCCAGCGCGGCCAGTCCGGAGCCGGTCCCGACCCAGAGCGTCCCGCGGCTCTCGACGAGAGAGAACACGCGGTCGAGATGCTCGTACGGGCATTCGACCTCGCGGCCCGCCGGTACCAGACGGCAGACGCCGTGCATCGTTCCGATCCACAGCGTTCCGTCCGCGCCGCTCGCGAGCGTCTGCACGCTCGGGTGATTCGGGACCGTGAACGAACGGGATGAGCCCGTTCGCGGGTCGATCCGAACCACCTTGTCCGATCCGCCGAGCCAGAGACTTCCGTCGGGTGCGGACGCGACGGCGCGCGCACCGATGTCGCCCGCTCCCGACCCTCTGTCGCTCGAGGAGAGCTCGTCGATGCCGCGGTTGGCGGGATTGTGCACGAGCAGGCCTCCCGGGCCGTTGGCGATCCAGATCAGCCCCGACCGATCCCGGAAGAACTGCCACACGTCGCCGGGGGTGAGACCGCCCGGATCCGCCCGGTCGATCGCGATCCGGCGAACGCGCTGCTCCGCGTCGTCGACGATCGAGATGCCGCCGTCGTAGCACGCGACCCAGAAAACGCCGGGGTTCACCTCGATCACGCCCCATTGCTCGCCGCGGGGCAGCGCGGAAGGGTCCTTGCCGGACGTGTAGGTTCGCTCGACGCGGCGCTCCGCGCTCAGAACGAATACCGCGTCGACGGATCCGATCCAGAGACGGCCCGCCGCGTCTTCGTACAGGCTGAAGAACCCGCGCGCGATGAAATCCCCGGCGCCGTCCGGAACGAAGCGCCGAAACGTCTTCTCGCGAGGCGGGCGAAAGTACAGCCCGTGGACGGTCGCCGCCCAGACCGTCTGCCCCCGGTCGACGAGAAGCGCCTCCACGCGTGGTTGCGCCTCGCCCGCGTCCGCCAGATCGGCGCGCTCGAATCGTCCGGTCGCGGGATCGAAGGAGTCGAGACCGCTGTCGCCCCCCACCCAGAGAAGGCCCCCCGGCGCCCTTGCCAGGGCAATGATCGTGGCGCTCCTCGGGC
It contains:
- a CDS encoding diguanylate cyclase codes for the protein MSRARCALFVSSLLVWASTVHALSLWANVADPVFSRIDQKSLPHPAVYAVTQDAAGFIWVGTPAGLSRYDGYHFRSYRTDPNAPSGVESLLSDPDRKLWIGTLSSGLLCLDESTGTFRAWHADPTGRTGPRSATIIALARAPGGLLWVGGDSGLDSFDPATGRFERADLADAGEAQPRVEALLVDRGQTVWAATVHGLYFRPPREKTFRRFVPDGAGDFIARGFFSLYEDAAGRLWIGSVDAVFVLSAERRVERTYTSGKDPSALPRGEQWGVIEVNPGVFWVACYDGGISIVDDAEQRVRRIAIDRADPGGLTPGDVWQFFRDRSGLIWIANGPGGLLVHNPANRGIDELSSSDRGSGAGDIGARAVASAPDGSLWLGGSDKVVRIDPRTGSSRSFTVPNHPSVQTLASGADGTLWIGTMHGVCRLVPAGREVECPYEHLDRVFSLVESRGTLWVGTGSGLAALDERSGNVARYRRGDSPETLSNDFVTTLYADRAGRIWAGTRNGLDRIDPGTGRVVRFVHDPRNPSSLGPGAVSSIVEDRRGRIWASAVGGPLNVLTERAGGGADVQRLGAAEGLPEHVDALAAGPDGRIWASATNALASIDSDDFRAQILGPAEGIQEAEFWTGAVAVSRDGAIFFAGTRAVTVIEPGASAEWSYSPPVAVTALKVDGRTVSRPGGLRGPLELPAGARDVTVEFAALDYSAPERLRYAYRLEGYDRGWIDADPAHRVATYTNLAPGTYTLRVRGTNRRGVWSSSAIALVLRALPAWYETWWFRSLLGVLLAVAIFTIVRARTGVLRRRAERLEGIVAERTSELARANAALEDLTITDPLTGLKNRRFLMQRIDDDVALALRQGTDLVFFLVDIDHFKKVNDELGHSAGDRILAQMRERLESVFRSSDYVLRWGGEEFLAVARGSSRSDAAEIAERLRTEVSERPFLLDGGQALAKTVSIGFAALPFVPSAPRAIAWPQVVELADQALYRAKSGGRNTWAGLAATAGTDPGELSRRLAASSEDAVGDGALEIIGPKPGPNSAQIA